One segment of Meriones unguiculatus strain TT.TT164.6M chromosome X, Bangor_MerUng_6.1, whole genome shotgun sequence DNA contains the following:
- the LOC110544561 gene encoding small ribosomal subunit protein bS21m-like — protein sequence MNNESGISSNTSEKRALQYKKNMELFIARTVMVQDGNVEGAYRTLSRILSSDGLTEAIKRRRFYEKPCRRHQRESYESCRRIYNMEMARKINFVMRKNRADPWLGC from the exons ATGAACAACG AATCTGGAATCTCCAGTAACACTTCTGAAAAACGAGCTCTTCAGTACAAGAAAAACATGGAGCTT TTCATTGCCAGGACTGTGATGGTTCAGGACGGGAATGTGGAAGGTGCTTACAGGACCCTGAGCAGGATCCTCAGCAGCGATGGGCTCACGGAAGCCATAAAGCGCCGACGCTTTTATGAGAAACCCTGTCGCCGCCACCAGCGGGAGAGCTATGAATCATGTCGAAGAATCTACAACATGGAAATGGCTCGAAAGATCAACTTCGTGATGCGAAAGAACCGCGCAGATCCATGGCTTGGCTGCTAA